GTCCCGGGGCCTGGCCGGCGGCTTTGCCCGGCTGGCTTCCTCTTTTGCCGACCAGGGAGCAGAGGTGCAGTTTATTATAAATAAGGAATATACCGCCCGCATTAGACGCTTGATGGAGGTGGCAAGGCAAAATATTAAGATTACCGATGAGCCGGCTTTCCGCCTGCTGCAGATTCTAGAGCACCTGCGCTAGGCCGTCCCAAGATAAAAAATTTGTTGAAGAATAGACAGAGGTAAGATATAATCATGGCGTGTACCGGGAGGCGCCTGCCTAGGCGCTTTCCTCTTTTGGAAGGGGGATTGTGGAAGTATGGCGGAAGCCGGGATCGACACCCGGGCGAGAATTTTGCAACAGGCTGAAGAGCTGGGAGTAAAGTTCGTCCGCTTGCAGTTTACCGATATCTTTGGTGTACTTAAAAACGTGGCCATTCCGGTTGGACAGCTGCCCAAGGCGTTAAATAATGAGCTTATGTTTGACGGTTCTTCCATCGAAGGTTTTGTACGCATAGAGGAATCCGACATGTATTTGTACCCGGATCCCTCGACCTTTACGGTATTCCCTTGGCGGCCCCATGAAGGTACGGTGGCCCGCCTTATATGCGATATTTATAATCCCGATGGAACGCCTTTTATCGGTTGCCCGCGGAATACTTTGAAGCGCGTTCTGGCCGAGGCCGAGGCCATGGGGTTTACCATGAATGTGGGCCCGGAAGCCGAGTTTTTCTTGTTCCATACTGATGCCCACGGACGGCCGACCCTGGAAACCCATGACCGCGGCGGCTACTTCGATTTGACCCCGGTAGACCTGGGGGAAGAGGCCCGACGGGATATGGTGGTTACCCTGGAAAAAATGGGTTTCGAGGTGGAAGCCTCCCACCACGAAGTGGCACCTGGCCAGCATGAAATAGATTTCAAATATGCCGATGCCTTGAGAACGGCTGATAACATCGTTACCTTCAAATTCGTAGTACGCACTATTGCCCAGAACCACGGCCTGCATGCTACCTTTATGCCTAAACCTATTTACGGCATTGCGGGATCGGGCATGCACTGTAATATTTCCCTATTCAGAGACGGGCAAAACGCCTTTTATGATCCCCAGGGAGACCTTGAGCTAAGCGAAACGGCCTACTATTTCCTCGGCGGCCTGATGGCCCATGCCCGGGCCATGGCGGCT
This genomic stretch from Thermanaeromonas sp. C210 harbors:
- the glnA gene encoding type I glutamate--ammonia ligase, which encodes MAEAGIDTRARILQQAEELGVKFVRLQFTDIFGVLKNVAIPVGQLPKALNNELMFDGSSIEGFVRIEESDMYLYPDPSTFTVFPWRPHEGTVARLICDIYNPDGTPFIGCPRNTLKRVLAEAEAMGFTMNVGPEAEFFLFHTDAHGRPTLETHDRGGYFDLTPVDLGEEARRDMVVTLEKMGFEVEASHHEVAPGQHEIDFKYADALRTADNIVTFKFVVRTIAQNHGLHATFMPKPIYGIAGSGMHCNISLFRDGQNAFYDPQGDLELSETAYYFLGGLMAHARAMAAITNPTVNSYKRLVSGFEAPIYIAWSPKNRSPLIRVPAKRGLSTRLEVRNPDPSCNPYLAIAVILKAGLDGIKNRISPPPPVNGNIFHMTEEERKRLGIQTLPTSLEEALAALEEDPVIQDALGPHIYERFMEAKRIECEQYRTCVHPWEIEHYLTKF